Below is a genomic region from Melanotaenia boesemani isolate fMelBoe1 chromosome 19, fMelBoe1.pri, whole genome shotgun sequence.
CAAGAATATAAGAATGGTTTTGCACAACCTGGTAATTCAGTAGCACCTGTTAGCCCGTAGATAAATATTTCTGATGGTGTTGCCAGGTGTCTCAGGCGGCTGCAGAGCTTCAACAGTATTGCCTGCAGAATGCAGGTAAAGATGCCCTTCTGGTTGGCGTCCCTACAGGCAGCAACCCCTTCAGAGAGCCACGTTCCTGTGCTGTGGTATGAAGGTCAGAGTCCatacagtttcttttttctttatataagcAGTGCTTACTTACtgcatttgaattttaaatgaaaacttaacagcgtgcaattttttttatcttacagAGGAAGAAGATGTGTTCGTAGTGGCTCAGAGGaaaattatcttttttataGCATGGTTTATGTTGTCTTaacttcatgtttttataaaaaaaataaaaagtaacaaaaaagcACATGATCATTTTGATGTATTTGGTTTAAACTTACTGTCTTGTTTTGACTTATTTTACAATATAAACATGATGTTTTTCAGATATATTTTAAAGGGCATTATGTGATGTCAGTGTTTATTTGAATTCCTTTTGATAACTTAAGAATTATCTCAAGTGGACAGTTACACACAGTGGACAGGGCAGAGTCACACTGTAGTTATCTGTAAATTGCACAAAGCAGATGTTTTTGACTGAGCTCTAAGAGACACTTTGGAATCTAATGGCCTCAGAACTTCCTGATAGTCTAAAGTTAGGAATGCAGCCAGAGAGAGGAAACTGAGTCTTCCTGTTTAAACTGCAGAGACAGAGTGCAAAATTTCCCTCATTCAGCCTTTAAgctttgtggaatttttttaaaatgagtttgaaaCAATGCTAAACTaggaataaaacataaatcaccatggtgtaaaaagcagaATACATTTATTGTATGAATTCTGTTGAACATAATATGCCAGTGCCCTTTATAATAATGGTGTATGATAATAatcagtgtttatttgtgtatcttcaaaataaatcaaaatttcaGTGTTGATATTTGACAGTTATCCAAGATAGAACTAAGTTCAGCATAAATGTCTAGCCAGTCACGGGACAACTCCATTTGCTCTCATGTTTTTCActtccttttcctctctcttcaaTTTCAGGGACAAGTCTCAATAGTTTTATGCACAACACAAAATCATGCCcctcttttaaaataatcataagCATAAATGATCATTATGTAATGAAAAGTTGAACAAAGCGTTGACATTTTACGTTATCTTATATCAAGGCATTAAAATGGGTATGAAGCCAGAAAACTGAGGGAAGctggtttgtttgtatttctgtttaatatatatatatatatatatatatatatatatatatatatatatatatatatatatatatatatatatatatatacatatatatatatatatatatatatacatatatgtatataccgttcaaaagtttggggtcactttgccatgggattcaatagggaagtgaccccaaacttttgaacagtagtatatatatatatatatatatatatatatatatatatatatatatagagagagagagagagagagagagagagagagagagagaattatTCCAATACAACTTTGTACAATAAAATTTATAAAGATAATTCTAAAaacatgagttttttttctttatttgattgTAAATTTCCACTCTCTTTTCTACTGTAAATTCTAACTTAGCTAACATTCAGTGCCCCTTAAATGTTTATAACATATTCATAGAAGTAGTGAAGCTAAACACAAAAACCAATAGTAAAACATAAATGCTATACACCTCTGTGTGAATTGTATTTAAATATCAACATAAGGATTGTTTTTCACTTCTGTCTCACTACTTTAACATATAATTTTTGCATAAACTTTCAAAGCAACATGCACAAACGATTTAATATGCTGCTTTATTATCTATATTAcacttttaataatttatgtatttatggtgTGTGTTGATGACCATAAAAGaccataaaaatataaattaatttctgaGCTAAATTCAGTTAATAGCACAAGAACACTTCactaaaacaattttttacttcctggttgttTAGGCAATACAAGAGATGTTATCAATAAGATAAAGAGACTGTTAAGTTGTTATCTCTGGATAAGGATGTTAATTTTTTCTTCAAGCATCGTTGCTGTCGGCTTCCAAACTGGTTCTAAACTGGTTTAGCCAGTTATTTCACTAGTTGGGACCAAAATACGTTATTTTTTACAATGTGACTATTACATACACGGAGGCCGTTCGTATGCTGTTTCTCTAACGGCCATCAGAGGACTCATTTTCTCCAGGACGCATTTTACCAGCATCTCAACAAGGAAAATAATCCCTGAACACATCACAAAGATGACTTCCAACTACCAGCCAGATTTTGAAATTAAAAGATGGCAACTGGGTGCACACACTGAAACTACAAGAGAGTCAGAGACATGGCTGGTTGTTAGTGTTTACTTGGTGTAGAGTATAAATCCGCCTGCTAAGAATgccaaccatgccacattcaacgAAGAGGGCACATCATGGACCTACTATGTCTTGCAGGTATTTGGTGTAGTATTGTTGAGCTTCATTTATGTTGGATTAAATTTTCCAGAGGTATAGTGGggagtttgtaaaaaaaatttaatatgattaaaatCAGTGACTCATTATAATCCTACAGTTTTAATTTACAGAGTCTCTTCTTTTCTGAGTTTATGGCTGTCCATTTTGCCCTCACATTTGTGAAGTTTTCCAAACTAATTGGCCATGCTCAGCATGTTCTTTTAACCCAATGGATTGAAAAGTCGATGTGACTCAATAGCAGtaatataaagcattttttgAGCATCCTTCCTTATCAAAGTTTGAAGGTTAGACTGTTGAATTACTCTGCGGTGATGAGGGATTATTATTCCTATTTACATGTGAATTTTAGTGGGTATAAAAATGGACAATGTCTTGGTGTAAACCATGATCAGTTGCCATGCAACAAGCATTAATTACATAATCCTATATTATACTTGTGTGGGTAATATTATAATTAATAGCTATATTCTTATTTTCAACTTGTAAGTTATAATCAAtatgaaaaaagcaaaaacagacaaacataaTTTTGACCTTTCTTTCCTCCAGTGTCGACATCGCTggtgtataaatgtgtgtgaacaTTTGATAGAGGTCAGAGAAGTTGTTGGCTGAACATTTGATAGAGGTCAGAGAAGTTGTTGGCATGAATTGTTTGCCAAGTTTTTTATCATTCTGCTCCATGGCAGCTGTCAATTCATATGTAGCTTATTACCACTAAGTATGAATGTGATGTAAATGAAAACTGGATTCAGTGTAAGGCGATTTGGGTGCCTTAAAAAGGTCTATGTCAatgtaatccattattattataattattattattataattgttataataataataataataataataataataatatatacacAGCAGTGCATAGTAACAAtcacttttaatttattataacatTATggcaaaatacaaaaacaatgaaacagcagaaaaccaaaaacagctTAAGATTTTACGATTGATAATTGCTATCACACCAAACTTtagttaataaaatataaacaaaacaaatagtaAAAGGGAAATGCATATCGTCATTTCACATTGGTGTAAAGTTCACATGAATTAAATGCATACGTTGTTTAGATGTTTACAGCTCTCTGTATACACTTCCACTCAGTTTTAATAGAGTTTAAGTTTAGTGGATTCTtgcacatgttttgtttttttgacaaAAGAATGAGTTGTTTTTTGTAGATGTTCTCACAGGAAACTGACTTATGGATGGGTCAACCACTTATACTAACCCTAGCGTGATCAACCATGCagcaatgcatttttttttaaaaaggtgatATGATATTATAATCATTTAAACCATGTGCACAATGTTAAGTTTTGCATGACAgaagtgtttgttttcagattcTACACTTTCTACAATAAAACGTCTCAAATTCTGCCATCTGCTGGTaaagtttagaaaaacacaaactgagACTAGGATTCTCCTGTTTGATGCATGAGTTCAGAAAGAGGCCATTTCATGATGTAGAAATAGTGCATTACAAGCCAGAAATTGGGTAAATTATTGCCAATGTTCACAAAGTAGCGAAAGTTCTCAGTTCTTTTGAAAATGTTGATTTGCATGATACATTTACTATAATGACATAATTAATGGTTTAAGAATTAGTAAGCCTCATcaaaactgttttctgttgaaGTTGTGTTAATCAAATGTATAATAGTTTATGGACTCATCGGGTTGTTTAAAGTAACTTACAGCTATCAAGTAAATGCAGTAATGAGAAAAAagtataatatttttattcatagcAATTTTAGCAtaagattttctttaaattttggAGTAATAAGTAAAGACTTGTTCGAGAGGAAGACCTGATGTTGCAATAGTCCCTCCTTCTACatttactttctgttttctgttggtCCAGTTTTGCCTGCAAACCTCTAAAAGACAATACAAAAGAAAGCAGAGGCTTAGGTTTGGCTAGTAAACAGGTTGCTCTTTATTATGAATGAATGCTCCACCTGTCATTCCATTCTCAAGAAAAAGAATGTCAGGTATAAAGATACACTTGTTCTACAAAGAGGAACCAACCTGAATACCTTGTCTTTTCCTTTAAAGGTGTGGGCGGAGAGCAGACTGCAGTGTTGGATTTCAGTACATCCCCTTTTCTAGTCTCACTAACTGCAGTCCAGCCCAGCCACAGTCCAGAGTCGCTTTGCATGTGagggtgtctgtgtgtgtttgtgtgtgcgcttTAGTTGTAGCCTCAAGCTTTCCTGGCTGACTATTAATGTAGCCGCCATCAATGAAGAGACACAATACAACACATCAGTGGGGAACTTCCATAGATTGTCCACACCTTTCTCAAAGGTCATTGACCTCTGTTGAGAGGCTGATCCAGTTTGATTTCTATTTTTCAATGACGGCACATTTTCATGACCCATGTGAGTGTTTTTATCAACTGAGGAGATGGCCAAGGTAAATAGACTCTATATAGGAGCTT
It encodes:
- the gng10 gene encoding guanine nucleotide-binding protein G(I)/G(S)/G(O) subunit gamma-10 encodes the protein MTSNSNLSNMRRLVEQLKLEASVERIKVSQAAAELQQYCLQNAGKDALLVGVPTGSNPFREPRSCAVV